A window of Phragmites australis chromosome 15, lpPhrAust1.1, whole genome shotgun sequence genomic DNA:
GACCCATCAGAGACTTTCGCGTGGCCTCTAGCCTTACACATCCATCCCATCACCAATGCCCCTTCCTCCCCATCATTCTGCTCATCCAGGCTTGAGGTCCTGTCAGGATCAAAAATGGTTGGGGGAGCTAGCAAAAGGTGCTGTATAATTGTGTTCCCTTCCTGATTTCCAAAACTCTTCCCCTTTATTTTCTTGCACAAAACAATAGCATGGCATATTACATATAATGCAAGCTATATCGTGTCGCCGTCGGATTTAAATATCAAGGTTCTGGATCAGCATCAAATTAGCATGTACTTGGATAGATACTTCTCATGAAAAGATGGATCAAACACCGAGCAGGAGCAGAAAAAGTTGTAGAGGACTAGAGGAGGGAGGGCATTAGCTTGCGCATGAAGACCTGATGCTGTTCATTGTAGCTGGCCATGGACTTGTCACTCAGTAGAGTATCCAGATTCCAGAGACACCTTGCACAAAAAGGCCTGATGCTCATCCCACCTGGTCTGGTCCTACGAGATGCCATGCAGAAAAGATGGATGCTCTCCGTATTGGGAAGAACATTTGTCAAACCACACTAGCAACCCAGCAGCAGTGAGCACACCACCCATATCATGTGTGTAACTGGTCAGAGTGATCATGGAAATATCGCTGGTCCAAAAAGTCACCCTGCAGGAAGGGTTTTTCGCACCCTCAATGATCATCACGTCGGTATCGTCTGACTGTGAAGATTGCAAATCGCCCGTTCATGGGTGGAGCAACACAGGAGCAGCTGCGGCGTCACGGTCCTCGACGCAGCCTTCAGGACAAGAACTGATAACGGCAAGTTAATATACAGAGTTGTTACATATATCGTTTCAAATTCCGGGAAAGGATTTGGtgagcaacaacaaaagaatgtGTGATGACCCTTCACTGATCGGTTGGAGCAATTACAATGCGGGCCCGAGCCATGTACCAAAAAGAATAGTGTGAGTTGGAAAAAAGAATATTGCATCGGCTAGGTCTTTTGTTCCCCTGTTGGCAATTGAAACTATACATGCTGCCGTATAAGTTATTGTGACTTGAGAGATTCAAGTGCCCACATGTTGATATCGGACATGATGAAGCAGCGGAATATGTAGGAAAAATCTGGAGTTGCCAAAACACCTGCAGAAAAATGATTTACCACTGCAGTTGTATCCTCACTCTCGTCTGTAAAACAGAACGTAAGCAGCCGGTGTCTTTATACTGTCTTCGCTTATAGGAGTTACGCAGTCATCATCAAACTTATACCATCCCTTCCCTTCCTCGTGCTACAGAAAGATCAAATATGTCAGTAAGCAACCTCATCAACCAACCTTGCTCGTTAATCAAGAGATCAAAATGATATTGTAAGGCTTGGAGCAGCGAAAGCACAAAAAAGAGCAGTAAGACTCACATAGATGCTGGCGGTGTAATGCCCCCCTCCCATATTTCCGTAGTGGTTGCAAATAGCATACAAGCGATAATGGCTGCTTGGCTGCTCGCTCTTGTTGGCGATATATGATGACAGATCCAAATCACTGATGGGGAAATCGACAAACGTCTCGAGCTTGTTTCTTGTGACCTGGGTGTAGGAGAACCTTTTGAGATGGATCACCAGAACTTCGGGCAGTCTCCAGAGATCTAATTTCTTCATTGCTTGTTGATGCTTTTTGCAGCACGGGCAGTACCTGATTGACAAACAGAAAATAAAGTGAGTCTCATTTATGAAACCAACAGTACACTTTAAATTCTTATTCAATAGCATACCACATTTTGAGGTGGTATTCTGCATTTGCAATCAATTTATTTGCAACTCTATGCATTGGTGTAATACTTGCACCATCAGTGCAGCAATGATTTCTTTTTAAGAAAAGAAGATTGTACAGAAGGCTATTCTGCAAACAGTGAAGCGAAAAGCAACACAGTTGTTCCACAGGTACACTCACCACATGTCCTCCGGCCCCAATGGTTCCTCTTTTAGAAAGGCTTCCAGACAACCATGTAGTGCAACAGAATCTTCAGTTCCTTTCGGGATAAGCTCAAGCTTGTGTATCTCAGGCAGATTGCTCAGCATTGAGGTATCATATTGTCTTAAAGCATTATGTTGCCAGTGGACATTCACATGCAGCCGGCTTGGTTTTGTATTAAGTAAATCCAGCTCATTAATTTCTATTTTCTGTTGCTGGCCATCACCCCTTTCATATTTTAGATAAAATTCAAACTCTTCCATGTGCGCATCCTTATTAGAATCAGCTGTACCCCCATTGTATAACTCAATGGGTCCTTTCATTATTTCACATTCACTAGCACTGAAGTGGCTGCTTTCAGGGTCATCTTCCAATTGAGCATTCTGAAAATCACTGTCTGAACCAGAAAGCGTTGCATCCATCAGGTCAACAGAGTCACCATTAGACCTGGCACAATCATTAAGCGAACTAGTCCCCTTGGAAATTAGAAATGGGTTTAACAACTTCAGGTAGATACTTCGAAGGGATGATCCATTGACCATCTCTGGAAGGGCTGCCAAAAGTGGGGCCTCAAATTCCTTCATTTGTGGAGTTACATCATCAACACTAGAATGCCTGAATGCAATGACAAGCAAAATAATGTTAACAGAGCACATAAAGGTCACGAGAAACACATTATTAGTTTCATTGCTATACAAAATTTAAGCAAAGACTCAGTAGTATAAATATATCTGGTTGTGCTTACTCATCAGAATGTTGGTGTGTAAAAACCACAAGTGGGGATTTCTCGTATTTTTTAGGTAGCCGGTATGCTGCCAGTTTATCTCCATCCCTCAGCAATGAAACTGAGTCTGAAGGTTCCTCAAGGTATTGAATGATGCAGTTATTATAGACCTGCATGGTCACATCCAGTAAGTGAAAGTTATAGAACTTGTATTGCTTAAACGGTTAAACCAGCCTGGAAaaattgcaacaattcaaaAGGGACAGTGGTGAAGGGAAAGCGCACCTCTGTAACCAGCAGGATCTCATCATCTCCAAGTGAACATGCAATGCTTAAAGCCTGAACAAGATCACTAAGAGTACAAAACTTTGGCACAATGACATCATATGGGAACGGCTCTCTGCTGCCATCAGTGCTGAAAACTGTTACAGTCATTGCTCTCTTTGCCGTGGAAGGAACAGGCAAAGATAAGTACATAAATGGGTCAAAAGTGACAGATGTTTTACTGCAAGTAGGGCAAGTTAATGTAGATCTGTATTGTCCCTGAAAATACATAATCAGAAGAGGTTTAACAACATAAATATAGCACATATACATTGAACTGTCGCATAAATTGAATTAGTACTGCACAAATAGCTCGGTTTGCAATGTGACAACAAATATATCAAGGTGCATAATATGTTATGGCAATAAATTATACAAAGAAAATGATTCGTCAATGAGGATGCTTCTATGCTTTTCTAAAAGAACAAATCTTAGAGCAGATGCAGTTATGTTTGTTCTATTAATTGGCAGAAAACTAGAAACCAACTAAATGTTTTAATCTCAACCCCTTACTGGTGCTTAAATCTGCAGAAATGTCTTTGCAACAGAATAAGAGCACTGTCTTCCATTATTTGATATATGGCTAATTTCTACTTTGTGAAACCAATTGACAGATAGAAGGCTACAAGCATAAAAGAACCAACATTTTGTCATTGTTTTAGGAAGTGATTAGTTTGAATAATAAGGGTCTAAACTTACATGGCAGATATCGACTATCACAGAATCATTTCGAGCTAAATGGTTGCTCCAGTACTCATCTGCTACTTCTTCGTCAGGACGACCACTTGCATCCTTCGCTTCTTCATATGGTTTACATTTAACTTGGTTAAGATCTTCATGGAGACCATCCAATAAAAAAGCAAGAAGCTCCTGTGAATCATGCTGATTAAAGCCACTGAACTGAGGAGCAAAGCAGGCAATTTTTGTCTTGAAGTGATGTGGTGCAACTGGTTTTCTGTCTGTGGTCCATAAGCTCCTCAACAATTCTCCAAATGCCAAAGCAAGTTCCCCCTAGTTAATGGAAGAGTCAGTAAACAATTATCTGATTATTTCAAGGAAAAATTGTATGTTCATTACAAAGTCTACATACATTCAATCCCAATGGATTAGTCCGGTTTATATCTCTGGCATAATCACCAAGGAAATAATCAACAAGCTTTGGTGTGTGAGCCAAACATTGGATTGAACTGTTCATAAAGCAAGTATTTCCGAGATTCTCCAATCCTATTAACCCCATAGAGCCAGCTCTTCCAAAGCTTCCATCGGACAAATGAGCATTCATATCATAAACTTCTCCAGAATTTTCTTTGTTGCTCCCTCCAATTTTGGATGTTAAGGAGTCAGACATTGCGTAGACTTGTACTTCTAGAAGATTCTGCACATGCAAATGAAAATGATAAGGAAGTATATCTGGGGAGGAAATCTTATTGCATGCTCTGGGATAGAAATCAGGAAGCGATGCCATCTCTCAATATTAAATTACAGTAATATGTAAACAAATCAGTAGGGGAATTGCACATAGCAACTGATATTACCTCCTGATCTGCATGGCAACAGTCATGG
This region includes:
- the LOC133892591 gene encoding ubiquitin carboxyl-terminal hydrolase 8-like, with translation MATAATASAPASASTSGRDPLAAAASSPAAVCLVPFRWWARVREEEEAGGVQYAATAAASPSYYGLRLLHSFLHPDLVLRLELGECRAGGAGGRSYALVPADELSRALARQNSGLALQNKHSFAGDSAGAYPLVLRISVQETSILTLKISKKDNPVENYKRANKIFNADSQPVHVWDFSGQTNLILMNEWNRLHHDCCHADQENLLEVQVYAMSDSLTSKIGGSNKENSGEVYDMNAHLSDGSFGRAGSMGLIGLENLGNTCFMNSSIQCLAHTPKLVDYFLGDYARDINRTNPLGLNGELALAFGELLRSLWTTDRKPVAPHHFKTKIACFAPQFSGFNQHDSQELLAFLLDGLHEDLNQVKCKPYEEAKDASGRPDEEVADEYWSNHLARNDSVIVDICHGQYRSTLTCPTCSKTSVTFDPFMYLSLPVPSTAKRAMTVTVFSTDGSREPFPYDVIVPKFCTLSDLVQALSIACSLGDDEILLVTEVYNNCIIQYLEEPSDSVSLLRDGDKLAAYRLPKKYEKSPLVVFTHQHSDEHSSVDDVTPQMKEFEAPLLAALPEMVNGSSLRSIYLKLLNPFLISKGTSSLNDCARSNGDSVDLMDATLSGSDSDFQNAQLEDDPESSHFSASECEIMKGPIELYNGGTADSNKDAHMEEFEFYLKYERGDGQQQKIEINELDLLNTKPSRLHVNVHWQHNALRQYDTSMLSNLPEIHKLELIPKGTEDSVALHGCLEAFLKEEPLGPEDMWYCPCCKKHQQAMKKLDLWRLPEVLVIHLKRFSYTQVTRNKLETFVDFPISDLDLSSYIANKSEQPSSHYRLYAICNHYGNMGGGHYTASIYHEEGKGWYKFDDDCVTPISEDSIKTPAAYVLFYRRE